The following proteins are encoded in a genomic region of Gossypium hirsutum isolate 1008001.06 chromosome D05, Gossypium_hirsutum_v2.1, whole genome shotgun sequence:
- the LOC107906667 gene encoding protein FAF-like, chloroplastic yields the protein MMSGPLSKSIGLSSALNITEEATTVTKKQGIVSILGSDTDQRPTKGSSLRRTLSADMSSKKWLTQLSNIASSDELPVSIADSSSEEAEEEDYQEKKALEKPAQFDIWTSIISSKPQDDSKSLPPPYIHPLVKRSGSCLSEKSLEICTESLGSETGSDGFSSYPPSETGDVEEDRKEEGQRLRQQKLASYDDEDDQPRILKYNNDVVAKKAPHHGSFPPPIPSLSRKDGASVRMETHRDNGRLVLEAVSVPSKKNFLAQRQDGRLVLTLAMNEVMMIEEAEEVEEFESFGDEEKGTDQMDIIDEEEEGDRGCEMEKANKLSSGAMNVHRLAVMMNKPIWLANRNPTWPETFDEIVKFGEEEEEKVEPSTPPPLQSPSPWPRMARLIPSPPPPPSSSTTTAASFNSYEYYWNRPNQPMSPKAAILAPLALNDNSDSHLILSQNQTAKDQQQLLVLRGNNGDYFVPLLKGCRETRSLLLWDTYCIATS from the coding sequence ATGATGTCTGGTCCACTTAGCAAGAGCATAGGCTTATCTTCAGCTTTGAACATCACTGAAGAAGCAACTACTGTCACTAAGAAGCAAGGCATAGTATCTATTCTTGGATCGGATACTGATCAGAGACCAACCAAAGGTTCTTCACTTAGAAGAACTTTATCAGCTGATATGTCTTCCAAGAAATGGCTCACTCAACTGAGCAATATTGCATCTTCCGATGAACTCCCTGTTTCCATTGCAGACTCATCCTCAGAGGAAGCAGAAGAAGAGGATTATCAAGAAAAGAAGGCACTCGAAAAGCCTGCCCAGTTCGATATATGGACCTCAATCATTTCAAGCAAACCTCAAGACGACTCCAAATCGCTCCCCCCGCCTTACATTCACCCTCTTGTAAAAAGATCGGGGAGCTGTTTAAGCGAGAAAAGCCTCGAAATATGCACTGAGAGCCTTGGTTCCGAGACTGGCTCCGATGGGTTTTCTTCCTATCCTCCGTCGGAAACCGGTGACGTGGAGGAAGATCGTAAAGAGGAAGGTCAACGACTCCGACAGCAAAAACTCGCTTCTTACGATGATGAAGATGATCAGCCAAGGATTCTGAAATATAACAATGATGTGGTTGCCAAGAAAGCGCCACACCATGGATCATTTCCTCCACCAATCCCTTCCCTTTCTCGCAAAGATGGAGCATCAGTTCGCATGGAGACTCATCGTGATAATGGCAGGTTGGTTCTTGAAGCTGTTTCAGTGCCTTCGAAGAAAAACTTCCTCGCTCAACGCCAAGATGGTCGCCTAGTCCTCACTCTTGCCATGAATGAAGTGATGATGATCGAAGAAGCAGAGGAAGTGGAAGAGTTTGAAAGCTTTGGAGATGAAGAGAAAGGAACTGATCAAATGGACATCatcgatgaagaagaagaaggagatcGAGGTTGCGAGATGGAGAAGGCTAATAAACTTTCGAGCGGAGCAATGAATGTCCATAGGTTAGCTGTAATGATGAACAAGCCCATATGGTTAGCAAACAGGAACCCGACATGGCCTGAAACTTTTGATGAAATAGTTAAATttggagaagaagaagaggagaaagTTGAGCCAAGCACTCCGCCGCCACTACAGTCACCGTCACCGTGGCCTCGAATGGCTAGGCTGATACCATCACCACCGCCACCAccatcatcatcaacaacaacAGCGGCGTCATTCAATTCATATGAGTACTATTGGAATCGACCCAATCAACCCATGTCGCCAAAGGCAGCCATCCTTGCGCCACTAGCACTCAATGACAATAGCGACAGCCATCTTATTCTCTCCCAGAATCAAACAGCTAAGGATCAACAACAATTGCTGGTTTTGAGGGGCAACAATGGTGATTACTTTGTTCCTTTGCTAAAAGGATGCAGAGAAACAAGGTCTCTTCTACTCTGGGATACCTATTGCATTGCCACCTCCTGA
- the LOC107906665 gene encoding serine/threonine-protein phosphatase BSL3 codes for MDVDSSMVSETDHDQNHHGAMQSPAPMEREQQQQPQQQNQQVENQASTPGPGGSPPSSAQQQAAAAAPAAQGQPQAPVAGPRCAPTYSVVNAIIEKKEDGPGPRCGHTLTAVAAVGEEGTPSYIGPRLILFGGATALEGNSASAGTPSSAGSAGIRLAGATADVHCYDVLTNKWSRITPFGEPPTPRAAHVATAVGTMVVIQGGIGPAGLSAEDLHVLDLTQQRPRWHRVVVQGPGPGPRYGHVMALVGQRYLMAIGGNDGKRPLADVWALDTAAKPYEWRKLEPEGEGPPPCMYATASARSDGLLLLCGGRDANSVPLASAYGLAKHRDGRWEWAIAPGVSPSPRYQHAAVFVNARLHVSGGALGGGRMVEDSSSIAVLDTAAGVWCDTKSVVTSPRTGRYSADAAGGDASVELTRRCRHAAAAVGDLIFIYGGLRGGVLLDDLLVAEDLAAAETTAAASHAAAATATSNARLPGRYGFVDERARQTMAEAVSDGSVVLGNPVAPPVNGDMYADISTENVMLQGSRRMNKGVNYLVEASAAEAEAISATLAAAKARQVNGEVELPDRDRGAEATPSGKHMSTLIKMPDSTGSNSVAPAGVRLHHRAVVIAAETGGALGGMVRQLSIDQFENEGRRVSYGTPENATAARKLLDRQMSINSVPKKVIAHLLKPRGWKPPVCRQFFLDCNEIADLCESAERIFAVEPTVLQLKAPIKTFGDLHGQFGDLMRLFDEYGAPSTAGDIAYIDYLFLGDYVDRGQHSLETITLLLALKVEYPNNVHLIRGNHEAADINALFGFRIECIERMGERDGIWVWHRINRLFNWLPLAALIEKKIICMHGGIGRSINHVEQIENLQRPITMEAGSIVLMDLLWSDPTENDSVEGLRPNARGPGLVTFGPDRVMEFCNNNDLQLIVRAHECVMDGFERFAQGHLITLFSATNYCGTANNAGAILVLGRDLVVVPKLIHPLPPAMSSPEASPERHIEDTWMQELNANRPPTPTRGRPQVANDGGSLAWI; via the exons ATGGATGTGGATTCGTCGATGGTGTCAGAGACCGATCACGATCAGAATCACCACGGAGCTATGCAATCCCCGGCACCAATGGAGAGGGAACAACAGCAACAACCACAACAACAAAACCAACAAGTAGAGAACCAGGCTTCGACACCGGGACCTGGTGGATCTCCGCCTTCTTCGGCGCAACAACAGGCTGCAGCAGCCGCGCCTGCTGCTCAAGGACAGCCGCAAGCACCAGTGGCGGGGCCGAGGTGCGCTCCCACTTATTCGGTGGTGAATGCGATTATAGAGAAGAAAGAAGACGGGCCTGGCCCTAGGTGCGGGCATACTCTAACGGCTGTGGCAGCTGTGGGGGAAGAAGGGACGCCGAGCTATATTGGGCCCAGGTTGATTCTGTTCGGTGGTGCCACGGCACTGGAAGGGAATTCTGCTTCTGCCGGGACTCCATCCTCGGCTGGAAGTGCAGGCATTA GACTAGCAGGTGCTACTGCCGATGTGCACTGTTATGATGTGTTAACTAATAAATGGTCTAG AATCACACCCTTTGGAGAGCCACCTACACCAAGGGCAGCACATGTGGCAACTGCTGTGGGAACTATGGTTGTTATTCAG GGTGGAATTGGCCCAGCTGGTTTGTCTGCTGAGGATCTTCATGTTCTTGACCTCACACAGCAACGACCACGGTGGCATAG GGTTGTTGTTCAAGGCCCTGGACCAGGGCCACGCTATGGCCATGTGATGGCTTTGGTAGGGCAAAGGTATCTCATGGCAATTGGTGGAAATGATG GAAAACGACCTTTGGCAGATGTATGGGCCTTGGACACTGCTGCCAAGCCTTATGAGTGGCGTAAATTGGAACCTGAAGGGGAAGGTCCACCTCCTTGCAT GTATGCTACTGCAAGTGCACGATCGGATGGCCTTCTTCTGCTCTGTGGAGGGAGAGATGCGAACAGTGTG CCATTGGCAAGTGCATATGGACTTGCAAAACACAGGGATGGCCGTTGGGAATGGGCAATTGCTCCTGGTGTTTCACCATCACCTAGATACCAACATGCTGCT GTCTTTGTCAACGCTAGGCTTCATGTTTCTGGTGGGGCACTTGGTGGCGGACGCATGGTTGAAGACTCATCAAGCATTGCAG TGTTGGATACTGCCGCGGGAGTTTGGTGTGATACAAAATCTGTTGTTACTAGCCCAAGGACAGGTAGATACAGTGCTGATGCCGCTGGTGGAGATGCTTCAGTTGAGTTGACAAGGCGTTGCAGACATGCGGCTGCAGCTGTTGGTGACCTAATATTCATTTACGGTGGTTTACGTGGTG GGGTGTTACTTGATGACCTACTTGTTGCTGAAGACCTGGCAGCCGCTGAGACAACTGCAGCAGCTTCACATGCTGCTGCGGCAACTGCTACTTCTAATGCACGATTACCCGGAAGGTATGGATTTGTTGATGAAAGGGCAAGGCAAACAATGGCTGAAGCAGTATCTGATGGATCAGTTGTGCTTGGAAATCCTGTTGCTCCCCCTGTAAATGGGGATATGTATGCTGACATAAGCACTGAGAATGTCATGCTTCAAGGATCCCG GAGAATGAACAAAGGTGTTAACTATTTGGTTGAGGCATCAGCTGCTGAAGCTGAGGCTATAAGTGCCACACTTGCCGCGGCCAAGGCGCGACAAGTTAATGGAGAAGTTGAACTTCCTGATAGGGATCGAGGGGCTGAGGCTACACCTAGTGGAAAACATATGTCTACCTTGATTAAGATGCCAGATTCTACTGGATCAAATAGTGTTGCACCTGCTGGAGTTCGGCTTCACCATAGAGCT GTTGTTATAGCTGCAGAGACTGGTGGAGCTTTAGGGGGGATGGTCAGACAGCTTTCTATTGACCAATTTGAAAATGAGGGCAGACGGGTTAGCTATGGGACTCCTGAGAATGCAACTGCAGCTAGGAAACTATTAGATAGACAGATGTCAATCAATAGTGTCCCCAAAAAG GTCATTGCACATCTTCTGAAGCCTCGTGGTTGGAAACCACCAGTTTGTCGACAGTTTTTCTTAGACTGCAACGAAATAGCAGATCTCTGTGAAAGTGCTGAACGAATATTTGCTGTTGAACCAACTGTTCTACAGCTGAAAGCTCCTATTAAGACTTTTGGTGATCTACATGGTCAATTTGGGGATCTTATGCGTCTTTTCGATGAATATGGTGCACCTTCAACAGCTGGGGACATTGC GTATATCGATTATCTCTTCTTAGGGGATTATGTGGACCGGGGCCAACACAGCTTGGAGACCATTACTCTTCTGCTTGCATTGAAG GTTGAGTATCCCAATAATGTACATTTAATTCGAGGGAATCATGAAGCTGCGGATATCAATGCACTTTTTGGCTTCCGGATTGAGTGTATTGAGCGCATG GGTGAGAGAGATGGAATATGGGTGTGGCACCGCATAAACCGTTTATTCAATTGGCTTCCTTTGGCAGCTCTAATTGAAAAGAAAATCATTTGTATGCATGGTGGCATTGGTCGGTCTATAAATCATGTGGAACAGATTGAGAATTTACAGCGCCCAATTACAATGGAAGCAGGCTCGATTGTTCTCATGGATTTATTATG GTCTGATCCAACAGAAAATGATAGTGTAGAAGGGTTGCGACCAAATGCTAGAGGTCCAGGGTTGGTTACTTTTGGG CCTGATCGTGTTATGGAATTCTGCAATAACAATGATCTCCAGTTGATTGTTCGTGCTCATGAGTGTGTTATGGATGGTTTCGAGCGGTTTGCCCAGGGACATTTAATTACCCTTTTCTCTGCTACCAATTATTGTG GTACTGCTAATAATGCTGGTGCAATCTTAGTTTTGGGTAGAGATCTTGTGGTAGTTCCTAAACTCATTCATCCTTTACCCCCAGCAATGTCATCACCAGAAGCATCCCCAGAACGTCATATAGAAGATACATGGATGCAG GAGCTGAATGCTAACAGACCTCCAACACCAACTAGAGGTCGTCCTCAAGTAGCAAATGATGGAGGCTCTCTTGCTTGGATATAG
- the LOC107906666 gene encoding J domain-containing protein spf31, translating into MGESNSSVDEDLLLKEFFAEVSEVERDNEVVRILSCFKLNPFEFLKLPFDSSLDDVKKQYRKLSLMVHPDKCKHPQAKEAFGALAKAQQQLLDQQERDYILSQVTAAKEELRAKRKKQLKKDTASKLKSLVDEGKSELEYEQSGEFQQELKLKVKELLTEQEWRRRKMAMRISEEEGRLKKDEEEQKEMWKRKREHEEQWEGTREQRVSSWRDFMKSGKKSKKGELRPPKLKTEDPNKSYVQRPVKRG; encoded by the exons ATGGGAGAGAGCAACAGCAGCGTTGATGAGGATTTGCTTCTCAAAGAATTCTTCGCCGAAGTCAGCGAAGTCGAAAGAGACAACGAAGTCGTCAG GATCCTTTCATGCTTCAAGTTAAATCCGTTTGAGTTTTTGAAGCTGCCATTTGATTCATCACTAGATGATGTCAAAAAACAGTATCGTAAG TTATCATTAATGGTCCACCCTGATAAATGCAAGCATCCACAAGCAAAAGAGGCTTTTGGAG CACTAGCAAAAGCCCAACAACAATTGCTTGATCAACAAGAAAGGGATTATATTCTTAGCCAAGTTACTGCTGCAAAAG AAGAACTTAGAGCTAAGAGGAAGAAGCAGTTAAAGAAAGACACAGCTTCCAAACTAAAGTCATTAGTTGACGAG GGAAAATCTGAACTAGAATATGAACAATCAGGGGAGTTCCAGCAGGAGTTGAAATTGAAGGTTAAAGAGTTATTGACCGAGCAGGAATGGCGGCGGAGAAAAATGGCAATGAGG ATATCTGAAGAAGAAGGTCGACTAAAGAAGGATGAAGAAGAGCAAAAGGAGATGTGGAAACGGAAGCGTGAACATGAGGAGCAGTGGGAAGGAACAAGGGAACAGCGA GTTTCAAGTTGGAGGGATTTTATGAAGTCAGGGAAAAAG TCGAAGAAAGGAGAACTTCGTCCCCCGAAACTGAAGACAGAGGATCCCAACAAATCGTATGTTCAGAGGCCCGTAAAGCGGGGTTAA
- the LOC107906668 gene encoding E3 ubiquitin-protein ligase PUB23 produces MDEIEVPTHFLCPISLQLMRDPVTISTGISYDRDSIEKWLYSSKNKACPVTKQALHDSGLTPNHTLRRLIQTWCTLNVSHGIQIIPAPNPPIHNTQIAKLLNDATKLPETRFKCLATLRSITLEEGERNRSCLEASGAVEFLVSIIKRDDSTLLQAENNKGSEFIKASDEALSIFYDIKVSRSCLRSIISNDEVFVTYLVQVLENGNHKSRAYATMILKDLFQVADPTQLINVKSELFAQLVRALSDDVSQQATKAALKLLVELCPWGRNRIKAVEGGAVFVLIELLLGTSETRASELALIVLGQLCGCAEGRAELLKHGAGLAIVSKKIFRVSHGASNMAVRIISSISKFSATSRVLQEMLEVGVVRKLILVVKVDSNSKRKERAREMLKLHSRVWRNPACIPCHLLSSYPS; encoded by the coding sequence ATGGATGAAATTGAGGTTCCGACCCATTTTCTTTGTCCAATTTCTCTTCAGCTCATGAGAGACCCTGTTACGATCTCAACTGGAATATCATACGATCGTGATAGTATAGAGAAATGGCTCTATTCATCCAAGAACAAGGCATGTCCCGTTACCAAACAAGCCTTGCACGATTCTGGTCTAACCCCAAATCACACTCTGCGTCGCTTGATCCAAACATGGTGCACTCTCAATGTTTCCCATGGAATCCAAATAATCCCAGCACCCAACCCTCCCATCCATAACACCCAGATCGCCAAGCTCCTTAACGATGCCACGAAGCTCCCTGAGACGCGATTCAAATGCCTTGCAACACTCAGATCAATCACCCTCGAAGAAGGTGAGAGAAACAGAAGCTGTCTGGAAGCGTCTGGTGCAGTTGAATTCTTGGTATCAATCATCAAGAGAGATGATTCTACGTTACTTCAAGCGGAGAACAATAAAGGGTCGGAATTCATAAAAGCTAGCGACGAGGCTTTGAGTATTTTTTATGATATCAAGGTCTCTAGAAGCTGTCTGAGGAGTATTATTAGCAACGATGAAGTATTTGTAACGTACTTGGTGCAAGTCCTGGAAAACGGTAACCACAAATCTCGAGCATACGCCACGATGATATTGAAAGATCTTTTTCAAGTGGCGGATCCAACCCAATTGATCAACGTTAAATCCGAATTATTCGCCCAACTCGTACGTGCTTTGAGCGACGATGTCTCGCAGCAAGCAACCAAGGCGGCATTGAAACTCCTTGTGGAGCTTTGTCCTTGGGGAAGAAACAGGATTAAAGCCGTCGAAGGTGGGGCGGTGTTCGTCTTGATTGAGCTTCTTCTCGGAACCTCCGAAACGAGGGCTTCGGAGCTCGCCTTGATCGTGTTGGGTCAGCTTTGTGGTTGTGCGGAAGGGAGAGCCGAGCTTTTGAAGCACGGAGCGGGGCTAGCCATTGTGTCGAAGAAGATATTTAGGGTTTCACATGGAGCAAGCAACATGGCAGTGAGGATTATATCCTCAATTAGCAAGTTTTCAGCAACATCTAGGGTGCTTCAAGAAATGTTGGAGGTTGGGGTGGTGAGGAAGCTAATTTTGGTGGTGAAAGTTGATAGCAATAGCAAGAGAAAGGAGAGAGCAAGGGAGATGTTGAAATTGCACTCTAGGGTTTGGAGGAACCCTGCTTGTATTCCTTGTCATTTGTTGTCTTCTTATCCATCTTGA